AACTCCCTCGCCGACATCGACGAATTGGCCGAGCGCCTCTTCGTGCAGAAGATCGTCTCGCGCATCTACCCCGAGATGCGTGAACTCGTCCGGGCTCACATGGCGCGTGGCCACACCGTGGTGCTCAGTTCGTCGGCGTTGACGGTGCAGGTCGAACCCGTCGCGCGGTTCCTCGGCATCGAGAACGTCTTGAGCAACAAGTTCGAGACCGACGAGAACGGCCTGCTCACCGGCGAGGTGCTCACCCCCATCATCTGGGGCCCCGGCAAGGCCAGGGCGGTGCAGGAGTTCGCCGCCAAGAACGGCGTCGACCTGTCCAAGAGCTACTTCTACGCCGACGGCGACGAGGACGTCGCCCTGATGTATCTGGTCGGCAATCCGCGGCCCACCAACCCGGCGGGCAAACTCGCGGCCGTCGCCGCCAAGCGCGGATGGCCGATATTGCGATTCAGCAGCCGCAGCGGCAGCAGCCCGGTGTCCCAGCTGCGCACCGCGGCGGGTATCGCGACGATGATGCCGGTCGCCGCCGGCGCGATCGGCATCGGGCTGCTGACCCGGAGCAAGCGCACCGGCGTCAACTTCTTCACGTCGACGTTCGGCCGCACGCTTCTCGGGGCCATCGGCGTCGAGCTCAATGTGCTCGGTAAGGAGAACCTGACCGCCCAGCGGCCTGCGGTGTTCATCTTCAATCACCGAAACCAGGCGGACCCGCTCATCGCGGGTCGATTGGTGGAAACCAATTTCACGTCGGTCGGTAAGAAGGAATTGGAGAAGGACCCGATCGTCGGCACCATGGGCAGGATCCTGGATGCCGCGTTCATCGACCGCGATGATTCGGAGAAGGCCGTCGAGGGCCTCAAGAAGGTCGAGGAACTGGCGCGCAAGGGTTTGTCGATCCTCATCGCGCCCGAGGGCACCCGGCTGGATACCACCGAGGTCGGCCCGTTCAAGAAAGGCCCGTTCCGGATCGCGATGTCGGTGGGGATTCCCATCGTTCCCATTGTGATTCGCAATGCCGAGGTCATCGCTGCCCGCGACTCGAGCACCTTCAATCCGGGAATCGTCGACGTGGTGGTCTATCCGCCGATCCCAGTGGATGACTGGACGCACGACAACCTGCCCGAACGCATTGCCGAGGTGCGCCAGCTCTACCTCGACACGCTGAAGGACTGGCCGCAGGACGAGTTGCCGACACCGGAGTTGTACAAGCGCAACGCCCCCACGAAGGCGGCCAAGAAGAAGGCGGCAACGAAGAAGACGTCAGCGAAGAAGACGTCGAAGAAGGCTACCGCCAGCAAGGCGTCCACCAACAAATCAACGACCAAGAAAGCGGCGGCGACGAAGGCCCCTGCCGAAAAGGCAGCCGCGAAAAAGGCTGCGCCGAAGGGTCGGCCGTGAAAATCTCCGCGGATCACTACGCGCCCTTCACGACGACCGACGACGCGCTCGTGCTCGCGTCGGTGTCGTCGCCCGCCGAAGAGGAACTGCTCAACGACTGGTTGGAGGAGCAGCGTCGCGAGCATCCGGACTCCAAGGTCGACGTTCTGCGACTGCCGCATGACGATCCGCCGCCCGCGGTACTGGCGCAGCTCGTGGCGGAACTGGAGGCCGACGAGGACCGGTCCGTCGTACCGGTGCGGGTGTTCTGGGTGCCGGGAGGCCTCCCAACACGGTCGAAAGTCGTTGCGCTGCTGTCGGGTCGCGACACCTACCGGCCGCCGGAGATCATTCAGCGCCGGATCCTTCGCCGGGACCCGTCCCGCGCAAGGGTGGTCGCCGGTGAGCCCGCAAAGGTGTCAGAGCTTCGCCAGCAGTGGGCCGACACGACGGTGGCCGAGAATTCGCGCGAGTTCGCACGATTCGTCATCCGCCGCGCCGTCCTGGCGATCGAACGCGTCGAGCTCCGGTTGCTCGGACCGGAATACAAATCTCCGCGACTGATCAAGCCCGAGATACTCGCCTCGTCGCGGTTTCGTGAAGGCCTGGAACAGATTCCGGACGCAACCGTCGCCAAAGCGGGGGAGATGCTCGATGAACTCTCCACCGGATGGAGCCGGTTCTCGGTAGATCTGATCCCGTCGCTGGGCCGCGCCATATTCAGTCGCGGGTTCGATCCGAACATCGACTATGACCGTGACGAGGTCGAGGCGATGCGCCGCAACCTGGAGAGCCATCCAGCGGTGCTGCTGTTCTCGCACAGGTCGTATCTCGACGGTGTGATCGTCCCGGTGGCGATGCAGGAGAACCGGTTACCCCCGGTTCATACGTTCGCGGGCATCAATCTGTCCTTCGGGTTCATGGGTCCGTTGATGCGCCATTCGGGCGTCATCTTCCTGCGCCGCAGACTCGACGACCCGTTGTACAAGTACGTCTTGCGGCAGTTCGTCGGTTACATCGTCGAGAAGCGGTTCAACCTCAGCTGGTCGATCGAAGGCACGCGGTCGCGAACCGGCAAGATGTTGCCACCCAAGCTGGGTCTGCTCGCCTACGTCGCCGATGCGTATCTCGACGGCCGCAGCGACGACATCCTGTTGCAGCCGGTATCGATCAGCTTCGACCAGTTGCACGAGACCGCCGAGTACGCCGCCTATGCGCAGGGTGGTGAGAAGACGCCCGAGGGACTGTCGTGGCTCGTCAATTACATTCGGGCGCAAGGGGAGCGCAATTACGGCAAGATCTACGTCCGATTCCCCGAGGCCGTGTCGATGCGCGACTACCTCGGCGAACCTCATGGTCCGATGGTCGAGGACGAGGCCGCCAAACGACTGGCGATGCAGAAGATGGCGTTCGAGGTGTCATGGCGGATCCTGCGCGCGACCCCGGTCAACGCGACCGCGCTGGTGTCTGCGCTGTTGCTGACCGCGCGCGGCGTCGCGCTCACGGTCGATCAGCTGCACCACACGCTGCAGGATTCGCTGGATTACCTGGAGCGCAAGCAGACTCCGATGACCAACAGCGCACTGCGACTGCGCACGACGGACGGGGTGCGCGCCGCGCTCGATGCATTGTCCAACGGCCATCCCGTCACGTGCGTCGACAGCGGCCGGGAACCGGTCTGGCGAATCGCGCCGAGCGATGAGCACGAGGCGGCGTTCTACCGCAACACCCTCATCGACGCCTTTCTGGAAACCTCGATCGTGGAACTGGCCCTCGTGTACGCCGCGCGGTCGGACGGAGATCGGCTGGAGGCGTTCTGGAATCAGGCGCTGCGGCTGCGCGATCTGCTCAAGTTCGACTTCTACTTCGCCGACTCCGCCGCCTTCCGCGAACACCTGATGGAGGAGCTGTCGTGGTTCGACGACTGGGAGGGTGCCGTCGTCGCGGGCAGCACGAAGATCGACCAACTGCTCCACGCGAAGCGGCCGATGATCGCAGGCGCGTTGCTGCGCCCGTTCTTCGAGGCCTACGAGATCGTCGCCGATGTGCTGCGCGATGCACCCGCCGAGATCGATGAGAAGGACCTGACCAAGCGGGCGCTGGGCCTCGGGAAGCAGTACGTCGCGCAGGGCCGCGTCCGCAACAACGAGTCGGTGTCCGCGTTGCTGTTCGCCACGGCCCGCCAGGTCGTCGCCGACCAGAACCTGCTCACGCCCGCGGCCGATCTGACCGAACGGCGCACCGCGTTCCGCGACGAACTACGCGGCATCCTGCTCGATATGGATAAGGTCGACCAGATCTCCCGCGACCAGTTCTTCCAGCGCGAAGCGCTGCGCCGCAAAGCTGCTTCCCGCCGAAACTGAAGTTGTGCAGGCCGATCGGCCGAATCTGCTGCATAACTTCAGTTTCGGGCGGATGAAGCGGGTCCATTGCTCGCGTCGGGACGGCGTTCCGGCTGGCGCCTGCGGAGTAACGGCCGTCACGCCATACGCTGGACGCATGACGACGACCGCCTCTGGCCTGCGCAGCAGCGCGGTGTGGCCGGTGCTCGTCGGGGTGGCGGTGTTGGCCGGCGCGGTCGCGGCGGGGCTGTCCGCGTTGTCGATCACAGATGCGTTGACGGCGACCGGGCTGCCCGATCCCGGCCCGGTCACCACCTATGGCCTGCCGTTTGTGCGCGCGGCGGGCGAGATCGCGGCCGTCGTCGCCGTCGGATCCTTCCTGCTCGCCGCGTTCCTGGTGCCGCCGCAGACCAACGGTGTGCTCGACGCGGGCGGCTACCGTGCGCTGCGACTCGGCACCGTCGCCTCCGGAGTGTGGACCGTCTGTGCCGCGCTCCTGGTACCGCTGACCGTGTCCGACATCACCGGCCAACCGCTGGCGTCGCGCCTTGATCCGATGGCGATCTGGTCGGTGGCGAGCCTGGTCGACATCGCAGGCGCGTGGCGATGGACCGCGTTTCTGGCCGCCGCCGTGACCATCGCCAGCATCCCGGTGCTGCGCTGGTCGCCCACACCGCTGCTGTTCGCCGGGTCCCTGATCACCCTGCTGCCGCTTGCGCTCACCGGACATTCGTCCTCGGGTGGTTCGCACGACCTGGCCACCAACAGTCTGCTCATCCACCTCGTGGCCGGTGCGCTGTGGGCGGGTGGCCTGCTGGCGCTGCTGGTGCACGCGCTGCGTGGCGGCGAACACGGCTATCTGGCCGCGCGCCGGTTCTCGGTGGTCGCGCTGTGGTGCTTTGTGGCCATGGCGCTCAGCGGTGTCGTCAACGCGCTCGTTCGTGTGCGCCAGGCCGACCTGCTGGACACCACCTATGGGTGGTTGATCCTGGGCAAGGCGGCGGCGTTGGGCGTGCTCGGGGTGATCGGCTGGCTGCAACGACGGCGCGGTGTCGCGGCCCTGAAAGCGGATCCCGGTGCGCGCGGCGCACTGATCAGACTGGCACTCGTCGAGGCGGTCGTCTTCGGGCTGACGTTCGGTATCGCCGTCGCGTTGGGCCGGACACCACCTCCACCCCCTCCGGTCTTCAATCCCTCGATCCCGGCGATCGAGATCGGCTACGACCTCGCCGGGCCCCCGACGGTCGCCCGCCTGTTGTTCGACTGGCGTTTCGACCTGATATTCGGCACGGCCGCAATCGTATTCGCGATCATGTATGTGCTCGGCGTCATCCGGTTACGCCGCCGCGGCGACGCGTGGCCCGTCGGCAGGACCGCGGCGTGGCTCCTGGGATGTCTGGTGCTGCTGCTCGCCACGTCTTCGGGTGTCGGTCGATATATGCCGGCCATGTTCAGCATGCACATGGCAGCGCACATGCTGCTGTCGATGCTCGCGCCGATCCTGCTCGTGCTGGGGGCTCCGGTCACGCTGGCGCTGAGGGCATTGCCCGCCGCAGGGCGCGGCGATCCGCCCGGTCCGAGGGAGTGGCTGCTCGCCGCCCTGCATTCCCGGGTGTCGCGCGTGCTGACCAATCCGTTGGTCGCGACGGTCATATTCGTCGTCGGGTTCTACGGGCTGTACTTCGGCGGGATCTTCGATGCAGCGGTCGACAGTCATCCGGCGCATCTCGCCATGAATCTGCACTTCCTGCTGTCCGGCTATCTGTTCTATTGGGTCGTGATCGGGGTGGATCCGACGCCACGCCCGATCCCCCCACTGGGCAAGGTCGGAATGGTGTTCGCGTCGTTGCCGTTTCACGCCTTCTTCGGCGTCGTGCTGATGAGCACCAACACCGTTCTGGGAGAACCGTTTTACAAGTCACTGCAGCTGTACTGGCACACCGACCTGCTGGGTGATCAGCGGTTGGGCGGTGGAATGGCTTGGGCGGCAGGGGAGGTGCCGCTCGTGATTGTGATGATCGCGCTGCTGATCCAGTGGCGCCGCACTGACGAACGCACCGCCAAACGGCTTGACCGAGCTGCCGACCGTGACGACGAGGCCGACCTCGCTGCGTACAACAGGATGCTCGCCGAACTCGCCCGCCGGGACGAGCGCTAAACCGCCCGCGCCTCGACCGCTGCCAGCCAGCTGCCGTATTCGCTGATATCAGGCCCGGTGGCGGCCGAGGCATCGCAACCGAAACCGGTGCGCCACGTGCCGTCGTCGAACTCGACCTTGCCGAGTTGCATCGGCGGCGGCAACGCGTCGAGAAACCGCCCGAGCGCGCTCGGGGACAGCAGCCATCGATGACCGATGAGCGACGCGCCGGAAGTGCGATCGGGCACACGGGTGACCGCCGGTTTGGGCGGCTCGGTCGGAAGGACGGTCATCCGGTACCGCGGTGCGGTTCTGATTTCACCGGCCCACCGCGCACCGAGGTCCGTGAGTTGATGTGCCAGCGGTCCGCCCCGCAGGTGCGCGCCGAACACCACCAGCTCCAGATCCTCGCTCATGCCGTTCAACTTACGGCGAGCGGTCACGCGACGGCGGCTGTCCACAACCGCCGATTCATCCACAGCCGTCGGCGCCCGAGCAGGTCTTGTGGATCGGCTGTCAGTGGTCCGACGGCCAATGGGGGTGTCACCGACGAGCCGGGTCCCGGGTCGTCGCCATAAATGAAAGGAAGCATCATGTTCGAGACGCCCTTCCATATCGTCGGCAACGTCGTCACCGATCCGATCCACCGCCAGGTCGGCGAACAGGAGATGGTCAGGTTCCGCGTCGCCAGCAATTCACGCCGTCGCACCGCCGAAGGAACATGGGAGCCCGGTAATTCGTTGTTTGTCACGGTGACCTGCTGGGGGCGCGCGGTGGCCGGTGCCAGCGCCG
The nucleotide sequence above comes from Mycolicibacterium moriokaense. Encoded proteins:
- a CDS encoding HAD-IB family hydrolase/lysophospholipid acyltransferase family protein — protein: MTSGNGQASQAIRRTMRLPGSVAEIQASPPGPEVGAFFDLDGTLVAGFTGVIMTQDRLRRRQMSVGEFIGMVQAGLNHQLGRSEFEDLIGKGARMLRGNSLADIDELAERLFVQKIVSRIYPEMRELVRAHMARGHTVVLSSSALTVQVEPVARFLGIENVLSNKFETDENGLLTGEVLTPIIWGPGKARAVQEFAAKNGVDLSKSYFYADGDEDVALMYLVGNPRPTNPAGKLAAVAAKRGWPILRFSSRSGSSPVSQLRTAAGIATMMPVAAGAIGIGLLTRSKRTGVNFFTSTFGRTLLGAIGVELNVLGKENLTAQRPAVFIFNHRNQADPLIAGRLVETNFTSVGKKELEKDPIVGTMGRILDAAFIDRDDSEKAVEGLKKVEELARKGLSILIAPEGTRLDTTEVGPFKKGPFRIAMSVGIPIVPIVIRNAEVIAARDSSTFNPGIVDVVVYPPIPVDDWTHDNLPERIAEVRQLYLDTLKDWPQDELPTPELYKRNAPTKAAKKKAATKKTSAKKTSKKATASKASTNKSTTKKAAATKAPAEKAAAKKAAPKGRP
- a CDS encoding glycerol-3-phosphate 1-O-acyltransferase codes for the protein MKISADHYAPFTTTDDALVLASVSSPAEEELLNDWLEEQRREHPDSKVDVLRLPHDDPPPAVLAQLVAELEADEDRSVVPVRVFWVPGGLPTRSKVVALLSGRDTYRPPEIIQRRILRRDPSRARVVAGEPAKVSELRQQWADTTVAENSREFARFVIRRAVLAIERVELRLLGPEYKSPRLIKPEILASSRFREGLEQIPDATVAKAGEMLDELSTGWSRFSVDLIPSLGRAIFSRGFDPNIDYDRDEVEAMRRNLESHPAVLLFSHRSYLDGVIVPVAMQENRLPPVHTFAGINLSFGFMGPLMRHSGVIFLRRRLDDPLYKYVLRQFVGYIVEKRFNLSWSIEGTRSRTGKMLPPKLGLLAYVADAYLDGRSDDILLQPVSISFDQLHETAEYAAYAQGGEKTPEGLSWLVNYIRAQGERNYGKIYVRFPEAVSMRDYLGEPHGPMVEDEAAKRLAMQKMAFEVSWRILRATPVNATALVSALLLTARGVALTVDQLHHTLQDSLDYLERKQTPMTNSALRLRTTDGVRAALDALSNGHPVTCVDSGREPVWRIAPSDEHEAAFYRNTLIDAFLETSIVELALVYAARSDGDRLEAFWNQALRLRDLLKFDFYFADSAAFREHLMEELSWFDDWEGAVVAGSTKIDQLLHAKRPMIAGALLRPFFEAYEIVADVLRDAPAEIDEKDLTKRALGLGKQYVAQGRVRNNESVSALLFATARQVVADQNLLTPAADLTERRTAFRDELRGILLDMDKVDQISRDQFFQREALRRKAASRRN
- a CDS encoding cytochrome c oxidase assembly protein — its product is MTTTASGLRSSAVWPVLVGVAVLAGAVAAGLSALSITDALTATGLPDPGPVTTYGLPFVRAAGEIAAVVAVGSFLLAAFLVPPQTNGVLDAGGYRALRLGTVASGVWTVCAALLVPLTVSDITGQPLASRLDPMAIWSVASLVDIAGAWRWTAFLAAAVTIASIPVLRWSPTPLLFAGSLITLLPLALTGHSSSGGSHDLATNSLLIHLVAGALWAGGLLALLVHALRGGEHGYLAARRFSVVALWCFVAMALSGVVNALVRVRQADLLDTTYGWLILGKAAALGVLGVIGWLQRRRGVAALKADPGARGALIRLALVEAVVFGLTFGIAVALGRTPPPPPPVFNPSIPAIEIGYDLAGPPTVARLLFDWRFDLIFGTAAIVFAIMYVLGVIRLRRRGDAWPVGRTAAWLLGCLVLLLATSSGVGRYMPAMFSMHMAAHMLLSMLAPILLVLGAPVTLALRALPAAGRGDPPGPREWLLAALHSRVSRVLTNPLVATVIFVVGFYGLYFGGIFDAAVDSHPAHLAMNLHFLLSGYLFYWVVIGVDPTPRPIPPLGKVGMVFASLPFHAFFGVVLMSTNTVLGEPFYKSLQLYWHTDLLGDQRLGGGMAWAAGEVPLVIVMIALLIQWRRTDERTAKRLDRAADRDDEADLAAYNRMLAELARRDER